One part of the Bdellovibrio bacteriovorus genome encodes these proteins:
- the rsmA gene encoding 16S rRNA (adenine(1518)-N(6)/adenine(1519)-N(6))-dimethyltransferase RsmA: MSYSRERLQRAQEAMGIAAKKSLGQNFLVSDTVINRIIDQVKAFAPEELVEVGPGPGALTDLLLELNLPMQVIELDSAIAAYWREKGLTVIEKDALRLDWKQFYTGKRVVFVSNLPYQISSSIVIERSLEEDGVAAMVLMFQKEVAQKIRGTVDSDLYGLLSVFAQAFWKIETVTDAGPRDFQPPPKVASRVLSFERIESDVKNRKAFLTFVKCAFAQRRKLLKKNLSGLLSQKKLTEEQLVGWLAELGFKETARAEELSPKQFVALYKHFGFE; this comes from the coding sequence ATGAGTTATTCACGCGAACGTCTGCAGCGCGCGCAAGAGGCCATGGGCATTGCCGCGAAAAAATCATTGGGCCAGAACTTTCTGGTCAGCGACACGGTCATCAATCGCATCATCGATCAGGTGAAGGCCTTTGCGCCGGAAGAACTGGTTGAAGTGGGCCCCGGCCCAGGTGCTTTGACGGATCTGTTGTTAGAGCTGAATCTGCCCATGCAGGTGATTGAGCTGGATTCTGCCATCGCGGCTTACTGGCGCGAAAAAGGCCTGACGGTGATCGAAAAAGACGCCCTTCGCTTGGACTGGAAGCAGTTCTATACCGGCAAGCGCGTGGTCTTTGTCAGCAACCTGCCTTATCAGATTTCTTCCAGTATCGTGATTGAGCGTTCATTGGAAGAAGACGGTGTGGCAGCCATGGTGCTGATGTTCCAAAAGGAAGTCGCCCAGAAGATTCGCGGAACCGTGGATAGCGACCTGTACGGTCTTTTAAGTGTCTTTGCACAGGCTTTCTGGAAGATTGAAACCGTGACCGATGCGGGGCCAAGGGATTTCCAGCCGCCTCCCAAGGTGGCCAGCCGGGTGCTGTCCTTTGAGCGTATTGAGTCTGACGTTAAAAACCGCAAGGCTTTCCTGACATTTGTGAAGTGTGCCTTCGCGCAAAGACGTAAGCTTTTGAAGAAAAATTTGTCTGGTCTTTTAAGTCAAAAGAAGCTAACTGAAGAGCAACTGGTCGGCTGGTTGGCCGAGCTGGGCTTTAAAGAAACGGCCCGCGCGGAGGAGCTTTCTCCGAAGCAGTTTGTGGCCCTGTATAAGCATTTTGGATTTGAGTAA